A genome region from Fusarium musae strain F31 chromosome 5, whole genome shotgun sequence includes the following:
- a CDS encoding hypothetical protein (EggNog:ENOG41), with translation MSAANGYKLNCASKTALAKAYQEMRSNGTIILLYILAPPLFEHIRGDHYDLEQMTLQDLGIQDNLRDWGPYLYLSVTTGGELYRTNYTSVSRLTICLLLAWMQADEDIDIPQAFRTTYKCDPTLFHWACEANMEVFCGLNRGNLEVFDTHTTPRNRLRVPYGDASNNNQQLNRFTSENLAKAYIDSSIWYKDVIARHISRIIRTNVSVLAIHPLFQRLWVTVCMDRTGSKIKRALKQKFEAQVLRISDDEDKRQAQAWLGEADTILHEIDEEI, from the exons ATGTCTGCCGCCAATGGGTACAAGTTAAATTGTGCTTCCAAAACGGCCCTTGCCAAGGCGTATCAGGAGATGAGAAGTAACGGTACTATCATCCTTCTTTATATCCTTGCTCCTCCCCTGTTCGAGCATATTCGTGGGGATCATTACGACTTGGAGCAGATGACACTCCAGGA CCTTGGAATCCAGGATAACCTCCGTGATTGGGGCCCGTATCTCTATCTATCTGTCACGACAGGAGGCGAGCTCTATCGTACGAATTACACCAGTGTCTCTCGACTCACTATATGCCTGCTCCTCGCTTGGATGCAGGCTGATGAAGATATCGACATACCACAGGCCTTCAGAACAACCTACAAATGTGACCCAACACTGTTCCATTGGGCTTGCGAGGCTAATATGGAGGTGTTCTGCGGCCTAAACCGCGGAAACCTCGAGGTTTTCGATACTCATACTACACCACGCAACCGCCTCCGTGTCCCATATGGCGATGCCAGCAACAATAACCAGCAACTTAACAGATTTACCAGCGAAAACTTGGCCAAGGCCTACATAGACAGTAGCATATGGTACAAAGACGTCATCGCAAGACATATTAGTCGAATTATCAGGACCAACGTATCGGTCCTCGCTATCCATCCCCTATTCCAGCGACTTTGGGTCACTGTCTGTATGGACCGAACTGGTAGCAAGATAAAGAGGGCCCTCAAGCAAAAGTTCGAAGCTCAGGTCCTTCGGATTTCCGATGACGAAGACAAGAGGCAAGCACAGGCTTGGTTGGGCGAGGCGGATACCATCTTGCATGAGATCGATGAGGAGATCTAA